GCCGATCCACCTGCACCCCGATGATCGCGAGCTCTACGATGGCCTCCCGGGGCAGGGCCGGTGGATGGGGCTCGCCCTCCAGGCGCCGCCGCCACCCGATCAGCCGCTCGCGGAGGGGCAGGAGCTCCGGTTCGGCGGCGAGCGCTTCACCGTGCGTCACACGCCGGGACACAGCCGCGGCAGCGTCAGCTTCGTGGCCGACGGCTTCATCCTCGGCGGGGACGTCCTCTTCAGCGGCTCCGTCGGACGGACCGACCTTCCGGGTGGTGACTTCGCCACCCTCATGCAGAGCCTGCAGCGGGTCTTCCTGACGCTCCCCGATTCCACCCGGGTGCTCTGCGGCCATGGCCCGGAAACCACCATCGGGGTGGAGCGACTCACCAACCCCTTCCTCACCGGCGCCTACCGCCATGAGTGACGGCCCGGCGCCACGCGGCGCGGGATCGACGGCCGCGCCGCCGAGCCGGCGTGCCGCGGAGCCTCCGGCCTGCAACCGCTGCGGCGTTGCCGTGACGCGCCGGCCCTGGGGCTGCAAGAACCCCTGTCCCAACTGCGGCACCGTGTATCCGCTCGGTGACTGTTCCGACTGATCGCGGCGCGCCGCCCGGCTTCCTGCCCCCGGGCGACCCCGCGCTCGATCTCTCGCGCAGCAGCTTCCCCTCCCGGCTCGCGCGCCCCGGCACGCTCACCGTCCTCGACATCACCAAGTACTTCGGCGACGCCACCGGCGGCATCCGCACCTATCTCCTGGCCAAGGCTGCGTACGTCCAGTCGCGGGCCGACCTGCGGCAGCTGCTGGTCGTCCCCGGCCCGCACGATGGCCTCGGGCACGCCGGCCACGTGCGCTGCTACCGGCTCAAGGGGCCGCGCATCCCGTTCGACCAGTCGTACCGCTTCCTGCTCGCCACCCGCACCACCCGCCGGATCCTCGAGCACGAGCGGCCCGACCTGATCGAGGTCGGCAGCCCGTGGCTGGTGCCCTGGATCACCCGGCGGGCCAACCGGGCCCTGCAGGCGCCGCTGGTCTGGTTCTATCACACGCACTTTCCCCGGATCATCGATCCGCTCGGTGCCGGTGGCGTGCGCTCCACGCTGGGCCGCGCGGCCTGGGGCTATGTCCGACGACTCGCGGGCATGTACCGCGGCATCCTCGCCGCGAGCGAGAGCA
The Gemmatimonadota bacterium DNA segment above includes these coding regions:
- a CDS encoding MBL fold metallo-hydrolase; this encodes MPNGQFEENCYLLIDRPAGQAVIVDPGEEEELFLATLRREGVQLAAIWLTHGHVDHIMGVRRLKQETGAPIHLHPDDRELYDGLPGQGRWMGLALQAPPPPDQPLAEGQELRFGGERFTVRHTPGHSRGSVSFVADGFILGGDVLFSGSVGRTDLPGGDFATLMQSLQRVFLTLPDSTRVLCGHGPETTIGVERLTNPFLTGAYRHE